In the genome of Streptomyces sp. Tu 3180, the window CGACGCGGGCCATCTCAGTGCCTCCCCCGCAGCGGTCTGCCCTTCCACGTCAGCGTGGAGCGGCGATGACCGAGCCAGGACCGTGCCGTCAGCGCCACCAGCAGTCCCACGGACACCGGGTGGGCCAGCGCGTCCGGCCAGCACCGCCCACCCGTGCGCCGCGCGGTCAGCGCCCTCCCCGCCACGGCCGCGGCGTATCCGGCCGCCCCCCAGCGCGACCCCCACAGCACCGCCAGCGGGGGCACCACATAGGCCCAGACGAGGAGGGCGCACACCGCCGCCGCGCCACCGCCGGACCCGAACGCCGTCCACAGGGACTTGCCGTACCCCTCACGCAGACCGCGCCAGTCGTCGTACATCCGGCACATCGCGATGCGGCTGCCGTCCACGATCCCGCCCCGGCCACCGGCCCGCTTCAGCGCCCGGACGAGCGCCATGTCCTCGAGGACCTCGTCCGTGACCGCGGCGAAGCCGCCGCATCCGCGCAGGGCGGCGGCGTCCACGACGAGGAACTGGCCGTTGGCCGCGGACAGCGCCGGCCGCGGTGAGACCTCCGCCCGCCGCAGTGGCAACGCCGTGAGCCACGACCACTGCAACAGCGGCTGGACGAGCCGGTTGGCGGGTCCCTCGGCGACCTGGCGGGGGAAGGGGGAGACCAGGTCGAGCCGGGCCGAGCGCAGCAGGGCCACCGAGGACGCCACCGCGTGCGGCGCGAGCACCACGTCCGCGTCCACGAAGACCAGCACGCCGCCCCGCGCGAGCGACGCGAGCTGGTGGCAGGCGTGGGCCTTGCCCGGGAGGCCGGGCTCCGGTGCCGTGCCGCGCACGACCCGGGCGTGCCGATACGGTCCGCACAGGCGGCGGACCACGTCACCGGTGTCGTCGGTGGACTGGTCGTCGAGCACGATGACCTCTGCCCGGGGCACACGTTCCTGCGCCAGCAGCGACCGCAGCGCGGGGCCGACCCGCCCGGCCTCGTTGCGCACCGGCATCAGGAGGGACACCCGCTCGGCCACCGGCGGCGGATCCGCCGGCGGGACCCGCAGGGCCCTGCTGTTCCACGCGCTGTGCACGGCACCGGCGACCGCCAGCATCGATCCCGCCGCGACCGCCCTCCGCGCGGAGCCGGACCGGCTCACCCCCGTCTCCCGGCGGCACCCGCCACCCGCACGGCCAGCGGCACCGCGACCAGGCCCATCAGCGCTCCCCCCACCAGCGCCACCTGCGGGCGGCCGAAGAACACCAGGCAGGCCAGCACCGAGGAGGCGTAGGTCCACAGGTACAGCACGACGGCCGGACCACCGGGCGTGCCGTCCCCGGCGGGCCGCCGCACCAGGCGTCCGCAGGCGGCGTCCACGGCGGCGACCATGACCACGGACACGGCCGCCCACCCGGCGAAGTTGGTCAGCGGCACGCCCTCCACGCCGGGGAGCGCCGGGGAGGGGTCCGACCAGATCCAGTGACCGGCGTCGATCATCTGCGGGTCGAGGAAGACGTCCCAGGACGCCAGCGCCCACCCTCCGACCACCGCCGTGCGCACGCGGGCCGCGGGCGTCCCGGCGCGCCCCCGGCTCCCGGCCAGTACGCGTCCCGCCTCCAGGGCGGGCCAGGCCATCATGACCCAGGCGAGAGGCACCACCACCGGCACTCCCGCCACGCTCGGACCCAGGGAGCCCGTGTAGTGGTAGGCGCCGAACGGAAACCCCGTACGCACCCCCACGGCCTCCACCGCCAGGCCCCCCAGCCCCGCCACCGCGAACAGCACCAGCGGTCCCCGCGCACCGTGCCGCAGCGCGGCGGCCGCGAGGGACGCC includes:
- a CDS encoding glycosyltransferase; the protein is MSRSGSARRAVAAGSMLAVAGAVHSAWNSRALRVPPADPPPVAERVSLLMPVRNEAGRVGPALRSLLAQERVPRAEVIVLDDQSTDDTGDVVRRLCGPYRHARVVRGTAPEPGLPGKAHACHQLASLARGGVLVFVDADVVLAPHAVASSVALLRSARLDLVSPFPRQVAEGPANRLVQPLLQWSWLTALPLRRAEVSPRPALSAANGQFLVVDAAALRGCGGFAAVTDEVLEDMALVRALKRAGGRGGIVDGSRIAMCRMYDDWRGLREGYGKSLWTAFGSGGGAAAVCALLVWAYVVPPLAVLWGSRWGAAGYAAAVAGRALTARRTGGRCWPDALAHPVSVGLLVALTARSWLGHRRSTLTWKGRPLRGRH
- a CDS encoding carotenoid biosynthesis protein translates to MVQVQERPALRRGPGAGRRAVRALAVAAVLCQIPYPLVSGPGRDVLTVVGVVVFCLASLAAAALRHGARGPLVLFAVAGLGGLAVEAVGVRTGFPFGAYHYTGSLGPSVAGVPVVVPLAWVMMAWPALEAGRVLAGSRGRAGTPAARVRTAVVGGWALASWDVFLDPQMIDAGHWIWSDPSPALPGVEGVPLTNFAGWAAVSVVMVAAVDAACGRLVRRPAGDGTPGGPAVVLYLWTYASSVLACLVFFGRPQVALVGGALMGLVAVPLAVRVAGAAGRRG